One Dromiciops gliroides isolate mDroGli1 chromosome 3, mDroGli1.pri, whole genome shotgun sequence DNA segment encodes these proteins:
- the LOC122748425 gene encoding zinc finger protein 397-like yields MSDGPCDFTGRQISAVPHRIHTREKPCERDHGGKNMSQHSSLVYYQNIQNGEEQHQCHQCGNACSEQSPFLIYQRIHTEKDLHECNQCGKTLTQACLLAVRQRIHIVEKLYECNQCGKAFRWNSNLSHHNTVHTGEKYYECNQCGKVFTHISTLVEHQRIHTGGKPYECKQCGKTFTESSYLARIHTGEKPYECNEHGKTFTQHTNLTEHQSVNNGEKIY; encoded by the exons ATGAGTGATGGTCCCTGTGACTTCACTGGGAGACAAATCTCTGCTGTACCTCACAGAATCCACACAAGAGAGAAACCTTGTGAAAGGGATCATGGTGGTAAAAACATGAGTCAACATTCATCCCTTGTTTACTATCAAAACATTCAAAATGGAGAGGAACAACATCAGTGTCATCAATGTGGTAACGCTTGTAGTGAACAATCACCCTTCCTTATctatcagagaattcacactgagAAGGATCTTCATGAATGTAaccagtgtggaaagactttaaCGCAGGCATGTTTACTTGCTGTACGTCAGAGAATCCACATTGTAGAGAaactttatgaatgtaatcaatgtggaaaggctttcagatgGAACTCCAACCTTTCTCACCATAACACAGTTCACACAGGAGAGAAATATTATGAATGTAACCAGTGTGGAAAGGTTTTCACTCATATATCCACTCTTgttgaacatcagagaatccacactggaggaaaaccttatgaatgtaaacagtgtggaaagactttcacagagaGCTCCTATCttgct agaatccacactggagagaaaccttatgaatgtaatgaacaTGGAAAAACTTTCACACAGCACACCAATCTTACTGAACATCAGAGCGTCAACAATGGAGAGAAAATTTAttaa